One genomic region from Rosa rugosa chromosome 1, drRosRugo1.1, whole genome shotgun sequence encodes:
- the LOC133733747 gene encoding uncharacterized protein LOC133733747 gives MADNISVSSMDEDEGSSRLTPMEAWAVLSVKAPKVRLTVDFYKNVFSAIVTSRFTFRHRGENHLLLCVVLLFGTMKIAISDEIDGGDGSKHGGIRLMFDQDLKEVVAKVELAGAVSEGDFREDYMMSGKHMGKIRDPFGIEWSIVANLTAPAAGELGHVK, from the exons ATGGCGGATAATATCAGTGTTTCGTCAATGGATGAGGATGAAGGGAGCTCTCGGTTGACGCCCATGGAGGCGTGGGCGGTGCTCAGCGTGAAAGCTCCAAAGGTTAGGCTCACCGTTGACTTCTACAAGAACGTGTTCAGCGCCATCGTGACTTCCCGTTTCACATTCCGCCACCGTGGAGAGAATCATCTTCTTCTCTGTGTTGTGTTGCTGTTTGGCACAATGAAAATAGCCATCTCCGATGA GATCGATGGTGGTGATGGTTCCAAGCATGGTGGTATCAGATTGATGTTTGATCAAGATTTGAAAGAAGTTGTTGCTAAGGTGGAGCTTGCTGGAGCTGTATCTGAGGGAGATTTCAGAGAAGACTATATGATGTCAGGCAAGCATATGGGAAAGATCAGGGACCCATTTGGCATAGAGTGGTCTATTGTGGCAAACTTGACTGCTCCTGCTGCTGGGGAACTTGGCCATGTCAAGTAA
- the LOC133726377 gene encoding KH domain-containing protein At4g18375 — translation MAGQRNSYGKRSHSHSQSDYSDNGGGGGKRRNPGEEREQFIIDAEDTVYRYLCPVKKIGSIIGRGGEIVKQLRVDTKSKIRIGETVPGAEERVVTIYSASDETNGFEDSGNFVAPAQDALFRVHDRVIAEDTHAEEEMDATHHVTARLLVPSDQIGCIIGKGGQIVQTIRSETGAQIRILKDDHLPACALNSDELVQVSGEAPLVKKALFQIASRLHDNPSRSQHLLTSSVPMYASGGSLMGPTGGGPIVGLAPLMGPYGGGYKGDVGDWSRSLYSAPRDEGSSKEFSLRMICPTANIGGVIGKGGVIINQIRQESGAAIKVDSSQSEGDDCLITVTAKEFFEDQYSSVVEAAVRLQPRCSEKVERDSGILSFTTRVLVPTSRIGCLIGKGGAIVTEMRRLTKANIRILSKENLPKIASEDDEMVQISGDLDIAKEALIHVVTRLRANLFDREGAVSAFLPTVLPYLPVGGDAADGPNYDSREGKRHGRYGGYGGSSDFGANDSYGSYGGSQVGGSGSPYGAYGAYSSGRTGSSGLSSQNPVSRRRNYGY, via the exons ATGGCGGGTCAGAGGAATAGTTACGGAAAGCGCTCCCATTCTCATTCTCAGTCCGATTACTCCGAcaacggcggcggcggcggcaagaGAAGAAACCCCGGCGAGGAAAGAGAGCAGTTCATCATCGACGCCGAGGACACGGTTTACCGGTACTTGTGCCCGGTGAAGAAAATCGGGAGCATAATCGGAAGAGGAGGAGAGATTGTGAAGCAACTTAGGGTCGACACCAAGTCCAAGATTCGAATCGGCGAAACGGTGCCCGGTGCCGAAGAGAGAGTCGTGACCATCTACAGCGCCAGCGACGAGACCAATGGGTTTGAGGACAGTGGGAATTTCGTTGCTCCGGCGCAGGATGCTCTGTTTCGGGTTCACGATAGGGTTATTGCTGAAGATACACACGCCGAGGAGGAGATGGATGCCACTCACCATGTTACGGCGAGGCTGCTGGTGCCGTCCGACCAGATTGGTTGCATAATTGGGAAAGGAGGGCAGATAGTTCAGACCATTCGCAGCGAAACTGGTGCGCAAATTCGGATACTCAAGGATGATCACTTGCCTGCTTGTGCATTGAACTCCGATGAGCTTGTACAG GTATCTGGGGAAGCTCCACTTGTTAAGAAGGCTCTTTTTCAAATTGCATCTCGCCTTCATGATAATCCATCACGGTCTCAGCATTTGCTTACGTCTTCAGTGCCTATGTATGCTTCTGGTGGTTCACTCATGGGCCCAACTGGTGGTGGGCCTATAGTTGGGCTAGCTCCGCTGATGGGTCCTTATGGAGGAGGTTATAAAGGTGATGTTGGAGACTGGTCACGCTCCTTGTACTCGGCTCCGAGAGATGAAGGTTCTTCAAAAGAATTTTCTCTTCGCATGATTTGCCCAACTGCAAATATTGGAGGTGTGATTGGGAAGGGTGGTGTCATCATTAATCAAATCAGACAGGAATCTGGGGCTGCTATAAAAGTCGATAGTTCACAATCTGAAGGAGATGATTGCTTAATAACTGTTACTGCAAAGGAG TTCTTCGAAGATCAATACTCGTCAGTTGTAGAAGCAGCAGTGCGTTTGCAACCCAGATGCAGCGAGAAAGTTGAAAGGGATTCAGGGATCCTCTCATTCACAACCCGCGTACTTGTTCCAACCTCACGAATTGGCTGCCTTATTGGTAAAGGAGGAGCTATTGTAACTGAGATGAGGAGACTAACTAAAGCTAATATTCGCATACTTTCAAAAGAAAATCTTCCCAAAATTGCATCTGAAGATGATGAAATGGTGCAG ATTTCTGGAGACCTTGATATTGCCAAGGAAGCTCTTATACATGTTGTGACGCGATTGAGGGCAAACCTTTTCGACAGGGAAGGTGCAGTGTCTGCATTCCTTCCAACAGTTCTGCCTTATCTTCCTGTGGGAGGAGATGCGGCAGATGGTCCAAATTATGACAGTAGAGAAGGTAAAAGACATGGGCGTTATGGTGGTTATGGTGGCTCAAGTGATTTTGGAGCTAATGACAGTTATGGAAGTTATGGTGGTTCACAG GTTGGTGGTAGCGGCAGTCCCTATGGAGCTTATGGAGCTTATTCTTCTGGACGTACTGGTAGTTCTGG GTTATCTAGCCAGAACCCTGTTTCTCGGCGGAGAAACTATGGTTACTAG